A region of Geobacillus sp. 46C-IIa DNA encodes the following proteins:
- the modA gene encoding molybdate ABC transporter substrate-binding protein, with the protein MRTIQAAIIALLLLAGLYGCAAGRPDGRQQPVELTVSAAASLQDALEEVKTTFEREHPNIRVHYNFGSSGALQKQIAQGAPVDLFFSAAVLPFAELKKEELIDSAHEKTVLANELVLIVPKQEEEAIQSLDDILRAKRVAIGIPESVPAGIYAKQTLERAGLWETVKPRLVLAKDVRQVLTYVETGNVDAGFVYRTDALVSSNVKIAAVVPDEMHEPIVYPLGVVKTSKHLQEARQFYAYLTSEQALKQFERHGFRRARQH; encoded by the coding sequence ATGCGAACCATTCAGGCCGCGATCATTGCCTTGCTTTTGCTTGCCGGGTTGTACGGATGCGCTGCGGGGCGGCCGGATGGCAGACAACAACCGGTTGAGCTCACCGTCTCAGCAGCTGCCAGTTTGCAAGACGCGCTAGAGGAAGTGAAAACCACCTTCGAGCGCGAGCATCCGAACATCCGCGTTCACTATAACTTTGGGTCATCCGGCGCCTTGCAAAAACAAATCGCGCAAGGGGCGCCGGTCGATTTGTTTTTCTCCGCCGCCGTCCTGCCGTTTGCGGAGCTGAAAAAGGAAGAATTGATTGATTCTGCGCATGAAAAAACGGTGCTGGCCAACGAACTCGTGCTCATTGTGCCAAAACAAGAAGAAGAGGCGATTCAGTCGCTCGATGACATCCTTCGCGCGAAACGGGTGGCCATTGGCATCCCTGAGTCGGTGCCGGCCGGCATATACGCGAAACAAACGCTTGAGCGCGCCGGGCTTTGGGAAACCGTCAAGCCGCGCCTCGTTTTGGCCAAAGACGTCCGCCAAGTGTTGACGTATGTCGAAACGGGCAACGTCGACGCCGGCTTTGTGTATCGGACGGACGCGCTTGTCTCCAGCAACGTGAAAATCGCGGCTGTGGTGCCTGATGAGATGCACGAACCGATCGTCTATCCGCTCGGTGTGGTCAAGACGAGCAAGCATCTGCAAGAAGCGCGCCAGTTTTATGCTTATTTAACGAGCGAACAAGCGTTGAAGCAGTTTGAACGGCATGGGTTTCGCCGCGCCCGGCAGCACTAA